The window gccagatgtggtggctcacacttttaatccaagcacttgagagacagagacaggagaatctctgtgaaatcaagggcagcctggtctatataagtgagtttcagaacactcaggactacatagagaaaaatttaaataaattagaataaatgaaaaataaaaccttagTATGTGGCATACTCATAGAAGTACTGTATTGAAACAGGTATGACACACTCATTGCTTAACCTCACCATGTGACTGCAAAGAAAAAGGCATTGCAGAAGTTAGTAAATAGTACAAAGAAGCTAATTTGAAAATGGTTTCAAAATTATTCCCTTTttaatagtttgtttgtttgtttaagacagagtctctctatgtagctctggctgtcctggaactcaatatgtagactgggctagcttcgaactcatagagatccagctgcctttcctgggattaaaagtgcgccaccatacctggcttcttgTTAATGTTTTATCAGTAATGAAAACTGGTCCCCAGATAGTCACTATATTGTGATAGGGATCTCCTATCACAAGCTCCATGACACATAtgaatgcttgcctaacatagGGAAGACCTGGCTTTAAGCCCCAGaaccaaaacaataaattaaatcCCACCATGTCCGGTATGagagcacatacctgtaatctctcCACTGAGCAGGCAAGGGgaaaagatcatgagttcaaggctagcctggctggcacagtgagactctgcctccaaaacGTTGGTAATTATATTGATATATCTTGTTAGAGCTTCCAAAGAGTAAAACTTAAGCAAAAAGCACTAAAGAGAAccacagttgtttttgtttttgtttttttttccgtaGTTCCCATTAATACATTTACTCCTCagtcatttgaaataaaaattgatttCTGGTCCATCTTTATATTGGTGAACACAACTAAGAAACTAGTGGCAAGGGACGTGAACTACCTCTGTTTTCTTGTCAACAGAGTAGATTATGAACGCATCAGGGATGTTGGCCCTGACAGGGCAGCATCTGAGTGGCTACTTCGGTGTGGGGCCAAAGTACGCTACTGTGGCCACCAGAAGTGGCTACAGGATTACAACCACATCCCAGGAGGCTCTGAGGGCAGATACAAGATTCAAGCAATTGATGCCACCGATTCTTGTATCATGGATGTTGGACTGGATCACATGGGTAAGTCCCAGCCATTCGCTTTTAGGGCATGCAGGTGATTTACAATGAATGTTTTGTTACAGTTTGCTCACTGTTATAGTCATGGTCATGTATTTCAGTAAAATTGATTGTTTATTCCTGTGTTAGATATTTATCTTCAAAGCGAATAGAGATCATGTGATATGCACCTTCCTCCCTTATGAGCATCTCTCTGTGTTCTTTTGTTCACTTAAAACTTAAAGCTTGTTTGATTTGGTCAGACTATCTTAGTCAAACTTATGTCTTTGTGAGCCCCTCAGTAACATAACACTAATAAATCCAGACAGCTTCTGCTCATGTGGGAATTCCTTTCTTCCAATACCTGGGCGTATGACTTCAGAGTGGCCCTTGCACCAGCCCACCCTGTGTAAGGAATATGTCATATGGTCAACAGGGTTCCCATAGAATGGTCAAAGCTAGGACAGTCTTGTCTGTGAACCAAGGACTGTTAGTCATGGTAATAGTAAAACGGATTCTTAAACTAtgcgttcccccccccccagaaggcCTAGAGCATGTTGAAAAAATCATACTATGCAAGTGTCATTATGTTGAAGATAACTGTTTGCAGAGGCTTAGTCAACTTGAAAAATTACGAAAAAGCCTATTGGAAATGGAGATCATCGCCTGTGGGAATGTCACCGACAATGGCATCATTGCTTTGCGACATTTTAGGTAAGTGGTCAAAGCCAGAACTTGATGAGGTGGACAATCAGAATATGAAACAGTAATCTCAGATCGCAGGCAGTTTGAGATGTTTGAAACACTGGAACCAAAGGACTAAACCGTTTATCTCTTAACTAGCTGCTTTATCTGGCTGCTTCAAGGCTTCTTCCTCTTACAGAAACTTGAGTACCTTTAAGAACTTCGGGTGgtgtttgtttatgttattattaatatttatgtacAAAGGGTAGCTGTTTTGTATGtgtatagaaataaaaaagactcagaaatgtcaatgaaataaggaaaaatgataattttaaagtCTCGCATGAGTTTTATTTAAAGTAGCCTTCCAATACTATTGCTCTAAAAGCCATTTGGAAGGTATGTGGTGATGTAAATACCTTCTACATGTTACTTTTCCTAAACATCATATAAATTGAATTCATTTTTACAGCCATAAAAGGCCACACTGAAGtgactttgtttttttctctgtttgcAGGAACCTCAGGTATTTGTACTTAAGTGATCTTCCTGGAgtcaaagataaagaaaatctTGTCCAAGTCTTTCAAACAACACTGCCTTCTCTAGAACTAAAATTAAACCTGAAGTAAAACACATGTCTGATTTCAGTACAAAGGGTCACTTGAAATTGCTCATACTAAATAGCTACACACCCAACATAATCACCAATAGAACTAAGGAGGTGTTTTAATAATGGAGAAGTAgagaataatatttaaaagtgaCTCACTAAAGTTACTTAGTTGGAAATGAGAAATTATGTACATTgaatcacttttaaaaatatgacataACATTTTAATTCTAATGTCTGCCTCATTGGCATGTATACTGTATGTATTGCTTGGTGTAGGTATTGACATAGAGATCTTTAAACTGCATTGCAAATATTCTTTTTTGTATTATAATAATTTACATCTTTAAAGGCACTGAGGCATGGTGCTGTAGATGCCCGATTATGAAGAACTGAAAATTCAGTTACAGATTCATTGATGGAGTCGGCTGTACACAGTTGTGAGTGGTGTTGAGAACAGCACGCTGTATTACTTCCCAGGATTTGCACACGTTGCTCAAGCTTCTGCATTTCTGTGTTCCTAATaggacatactttttaaaaataccctTTCTCAGAATGAAGAGTGCTGGTTAATTCATCCTACTTCTAAGCTTGGGCTACTACTGGATAGAACTGAACACAGGTTCTCGTCTATACCCAACTAGTTTTGCTGGTAAAACAAAGCAGGAACCAGGCTGTCCTTACTCCCTATCTACTTCAAACAGAATGTTAGTGTGCTGACTAAAAGCTAAATTTTGCTGTCCCTCAAATATTTTGAATGCTACCTCCTATGAACTCAAGggacataaaaatataaacatgaaaatgaattttatatcTAGAAAACACTAATAAAGAATGTCATAAGGGGATAAAAACTAGTCTTTAATCTTTTACCTGAACTAGCTGTAATTCCATCATTGTTAGTTCTATGCTGATCCATGTGTAGGTCTCTGTATACATGGTTG is drawn from Peromyscus eremicus chromosome 14, PerEre_H2_v1, whole genome shotgun sequence and contains these coding sequences:
- the Dmac2l gene encoding ATP synthase subunit s, mitochondrial, whose amino-acid sequence is MMMFGKISRQLCGLKKSPRSRDSRYFWEWLNTVFNKVDYERIRDVGPDRAASEWLLRCGAKVRYCGHQKWLQDYNHIPGGSEGRYKIQAIDATDSCIMDVGLDHMEGLEHVEKIILCKCHYVEDNCLQRLSQLEKLRKSLLEMEIIACGNVTDNGIIALRHFRNLRYLYLSDLPGVKDKENLVQVFQTTLPSLELKLNLK